The Anopheles gambiae chromosome 2, idAnoGambNW_F1_1, whole genome shotgun sequence genomic sequence TTCCTGCGCTAATTCCTACGCTGAATTCCTACACTATTCATACGCTGCACATTTACTTCCGGCTATGGTTTATCGTATGGAAATGGAATTGTATCGGTTATAGACCTGGACCAGGTCCAAATGTCGTTTCGAATCTGAATCCGGAACAGTTTCTGGTACTGTTCCTGATATAATTGAAATCGGGAGCTATTTCCGAATCAgcatgggttcatgatcgcttccaggaccggtatgtgttaagtatcagttccagggtTTGTTAATGGTAGGTTCCAgcaccggtatgggttcatgatcagttCCTGGATATGTATGACAAGTATTATTTCCTGAACCGGGTTGGGGTCAGTATTAGTGTTGAGAGATTCAGGATTTGGAAGATTCGAAGATTCAATCCCTAGAAGGATTCGATCGGATCCCGTTTGTAGGATTTAAATCCATAAAAGATTCCTTTGCGATTCTGATTgtgattcgattgggattcgtttgcgattcgattgggattcgtttgggatttgattgggattctgattgggtttgcttttctttggGAATGGGATTCGTGAGCGATTCGAATGGGATTCTGTTTGAGTTTGGGATTGcaattcgattgggattctgattgtgattgtgtttgcgattcgattgggattctgattgcatttgggattctgattgcgattgcgattgggattgcgaGGTTCAGTAACCAGGTTCAGGACCGGTATCCTAATACCAGTAGTTCTTGAACCAGAAAAAGTGATGTATTGGTGTCAGGACCGGTATGGCTTTGGTTTTGGGTCTGTTAAGGGGTCGTCCTAAGTACATAATTTTAATTGAGTTTCGAGACCATTGCTTTCAGTGTACCTTTTACAGTTAAGGAGATCTTTTAAATCTAGTTGCGTAGCCCTGTAACCTGGCCACATTAACTAGTCATAGAAATTATATTGAAGCTTGCTTTTCGCATTACGATTTGTGTAACTTGACTGGATTAAATTTCGTATGTTAGAATTcatttgaagcaaaaagaaaaaataatttaaaacatgcaATTTTTCTTATCGATCTGCCTGTTGCATAGAAGGAAACGGTTTGTGATTTGAACGTTCCGCTTTATGTTCCAGCCACATGGTGCCACAGGGCATTTCTAATGGGTCCACATCACACTCTGACAGTGATTTTCAATTGCAATGTGCAATATTTAGCACCTGCATTAACGCTGCTAGACACATAACGGTACTGCTGCAAAAAGCTTGCCATGCAGCCTGTACTTTCCTCGCGACTGTAGCTCATTTTAGTTGCACTGTGAACATCTGTACGATCAGTACCATGTGGGGAGAACGTTGGTACCTAGTCCTTCTCGTACTATCCCCTCTGATGCTGTGGCGTTacgcagcatcatcatccttCACCATGGAACGCCAAGAACGAGCCGCGCTTGTGTTTCCCCGGGGCAGTTCAATGGGTGTAAGTGACCCATTGAAGGCCCATTCAGGAcagttcggttcggtttaTTAAAGTATCTCGACTTATGTCCCAGTACCTTTTAGCCATCGCCATCCCACTGCTCGTGCCGGGTCGGAACATCTATCTCTCGCACAACTTCGAAGCGAACTACGGTGTTCCATCGAACGAGACGCAGTACTTTCTCTGGTATCAGCGCTTTAAGGATAGCGGTTTTAACATCACCAAAGCGATCGCAACGAATCGACGGCGACGCAGCAGTGCGACTCAGCAGCCTGGGCTGAGCCGACGCTACTTCTACGATCAGCTCGAGGAGCGCATGGAGCTGTACGGGTTCAATGCGACCGGTTGCATGGAGCGGCTCATTTGCGAGATGTCGGAACTGCCACTCCACGAGCATAATGGTGTGTTTGGTGATGTGCTGAGTGTGATCTTCAGGTAGGATTGGTTTGTATCAAAACTTTTCGGAAAACGTGAAAAAGCTATTTGTTTACTATTTTCCAGGCCATCGTCTTCCGTTCGCGAACCACTGGCCATGTCGTACTACGAGGCCGAATCGCGAGGAACCATTGAGGGATGCCACCGATATCGGGCATTTTGCCGTACAGATCTGCTCGGACTGGTATCAACTGTGCTGTAGTGCGGGCCACCGTCACGTTCCCATTTCTTTGCTCTCTGTCTGTGGCTAAGCGCGCTTTGAACTCTCCAAAACGGGAAGACAATAAAATCGGTTAATTTAATTAGAGCTTCAAGCATCAgcgttttgtttctgttgatAGGCCGAAAAATGTGTTGCAGTGGATTTGGAATGTTTAGTCGTGCTTAACGCTACCGAGCAGGATGATCACGCTTTATCGCTGGCTAGTGATGTTGGCCGTACTGTCGATCGCGCTTAGTGACGGTGCTGCCCCGGAGCATGACGTTGTGAAGAGCCGCCAGAAACGTATCGTGTTCCCACTAAACGCTGCTATCGGTGTAAGGCGGAATACGTTTGGGAGTGTGAATcaagtttacaaaaaaaattaaattaatgaattGTCTCTACTTCTACTAGATCATTTTTGCCATTGCCGTACCGCTAGGCATACCGAGCAGGAACATCTTTATGTCGTACAATTTTGAGGGCAACTACAACAGTCCGCAAGATGCCAACGTCTTCACCGAGGGGTTCGGTAACTACGTAAGTACtggctgtttttttatgtgtgatCCAGTGaaaatttcttcaatttttggTTATTTCTTACGTCAGATAAAAGGTATCGTGGAACCACTCACCGCACCATCCGCCCCGGTAGAGCAGTATGGTATTAGAAAGCGAAGTACGCAAGAGGGTGTGACTCGGCCCAAGATCACACCGCAAGTAACACGAAGGCAGATGTACAAAATGCTCCAGAAACAGCTTCAGGGGtatggttttgtttaaaaGAACATTATTACTACATTCCCACATACTAATTCTTTATGCCATTTACAGCCAACACTATCATGGAAAGAAATGTCTGAAGCGCATGATTTGTGAAGCGGCATTGCATCCCTTCAGTGAAGCTAATGGCGTTGTTGGAGACATAATGCAGATACTGTTGAGGTAGGGAATTCGTATTCAGTGCTCAAACGGATCTAACATAGGTTACATATATTGCAGTCCCTCGACTTCAATGGATGAATTGCTGCCGAAGGAGTATTTAATCGCGGAAGTTGCCGGACAGAATGGATCGTGCGACGAGTATCGACAAGACTGCCCAAAGGATCCGCTTGAGATtgttagtgttttgtttgaataaatattttatgtacGCATATAcctgtttgtttaatttgttatcAGTATTAAGACACCTCTTTCCGAAGTTAATAATTAATCTGGGGTCTATATTCCTGCGCCCTATATAATCCGGGGTCTATTGTgggctttccttttttcacattttgatTTAAAGCTTTATACTTGTCACTTCTAGAGAGCCAATATGTTCTCTCTAAAAAGAGCTCAGTTCTCGGTGACCTATTTAAGGAAATATGTCAGCGGTTCAGAATTGACGTCGAATGCTCTGAAGATAAAAACAGTAACGCGTGAAAGGTGCCAAAAACCAGCGACCATAACGGAATTAATTAGATCAAAATTTCACTAGCGACGGAAAAACAACGATCTATTCTATCAAACGTATCGATGAAAGACAGTTACCGTCTAGCGTTCAAACATGTGCAACGTACTCCAGTGGCTACATGTTATCCTGCCCTTGTTGGTGGTACCGTTTGCCGCCAGCGAGAACACAACCGATCACGATGGCCCGCTGCAAGAGGAGGGACGTCTGCTGATCCGTGGCAAACCTGTGCTAGTGTATCCGGCAACGGCGCCCACCCGTCACCAGCTGATCGGTGGTATCGGTGTGCCTGTGCAAGGAATTCCTCACTCGGTCGTGTTTGGCTGGGTGTTGAAGGCACAGTACTATCTACCGAGCGTGCCAGGGAACTACGAGCCGATCAATCTCGAGAACTGGAACGAAAGCCGGCGTGCGTTTCCCGATCGTACACGCCGATCGATCGAACGCTATGAGGTGGATAATGTACGCATTCGGGTGGAACCACTGCCGTTGAAAGATGTTACGAGCAATGCGGCACATGGCGACGATGATTACTACGACGAAGAGTTACAGGACGAGTTCAGCGATCATGAACAAGTAGTGCCTGGGGAGGGGCAGATGAATTCTGATGATGGAGAGCCTAAGGATTCTCCGGGCGAGGCGGAAACGAACGCACATCCGGAAGATTATAATGTGCCCAACGGGAGATGGATGGTGTATAAGGCGATGGAAGGTCTTAGCACTGGATATGGTTATGGCGGTAGGGCCTGTGTGTTGCGGAGCATTTGTGAAGCGGCTGATGTGCAATTTACCCACACCGGAGGAGTGTTTGCGGAGCTGCTACACATCATGTTTAGGTGAGTGCTAGGGGGAATTAGTGTTTTGAGTGTGTATATCTAATATAATGTAGTAATCTAGTACATCGTGATATTCTACAATGGATGTCAATCAATTTCGTGTATAAAACTGCTCAACTTACCATAATACCTCGGAATGACAGTGGACAGATGATCGGATATTCATCAGCATTTTACTTGAAGAGCTCATGATCCAAGACTCCCTCACTATAACTCGTCTGTGGCCAGAAATTCAATCTTTTTTAaggaatttaaattttataataaaatgccAAGGTCAATTAGTTCTGTTGGGCCGCTGTTTAAGTTCAGAATAAGATGTGCTAGTTATGTTAAAAGTAGGGTCGTTTAATTGGTAGTGTTGTTTAGTGTAGTTTTTCATGTAAATTAGTAGATACTTCGACTGACAGctgtttgatgatgatgatgtttttttttaactttttattttttgctctcaTGAGATTACTTCTTTTTGTTATGGAAAacataagaataataataataataataataattatattattattattattattaataataataataataataataataataataataataataataataataataataataataataattaaagataatatatttatttaaatatcaatatataaaaataaaaatatgagtacttaataaatttaaaagatGTATGTGACGAATGGTATGGGAGATCCAGGGTTCCCGGCTACAGGGATCGCCACGGAATGTCTCTTGGCATGGCCCACCTAGCCGAGGTGTGGAGTTAGTCGTGTTATGGGGGGTTTCGGTGTCGCCTATGTGGCCTGCTTCTCACATGTGACCTGTGCATGCTTGCTAATATCCACATTCGTTTCtgtatttatattttgtttgtaaCATTTAATTGACCCATTATCGCTAGATTATTCGTCTATCTCAATCCTGCGAAGGGGTATGAGGTGggacacatcatcatcatcatcatcacctttTTTCTGTTGAAAATGATGTAAGTGGAACATAGTTTGTTGTACCCACGATATGACACGATTTCAACAGTTTTGCAGTCCACAGCctgaaattcaatttcaactcGCCCAAACTACAGATGTAGGAATGCTGTTAGTTTTGGCATATTTCTGTTAATGAATCAAATCGatcttatttacatttttagtAAGTCTTACATTCCAAAAAGCTTCTTCTTCCACTTCCACGCCAGAAAGCGTGTATCCGCCTATTGTATGTTCAAATTTAAGTTTGAATTCTCATACTCAGAGGCTTACTTTCGCTTGTTTACAATTCTAATATGTAGAGTCATATGATTGTCTTATAAATAAATGGGTTGAAACATAGCAATAGAATGAAGGTGCCTTTCATGGCCATAGTTTGAAGATttaaatgaagattttaatagTAGAAAATTTGTATGTAAACATACAACTATATTCAATGTAagtattaattaattattaattaattaagtatttatttttgaaacattATCGTTAGCACAATTATGTAGATTGTAGTTAGATGGTAGGAAGCAAGGCATTCAGGACCTCATCCTTTACATTAATTCCTAGTTTTCAACCCACTCGAAGGTCCTGTCGATTATACAAATTCAACAGATTATAAAGTTCGCATTTAAATTTCGAAGTTCTGATCATATCTTTCAAACAAcatcatctctctctctctcttaatAGCCTTAGCTAATCAGCCATTTACGTGTCAAAAGTTTGCTTTACACGAAGTAGATGCCGCTATTTtcataataaaacaaaatatgagGAATATGTTATTGCATCTGAGTGCAGACTTCGTCAAGATATATACTTTTTTCGCTCCTCTTACTATTgctacatttttttcattctgttAATTCAGTTAATGTTATAGGCGTATTTTTACTATAGCTGTGttctattatttatttcaattgctTCACAAACTCAAtctttttacttgttttttttatattttttttatttttcagtcCCTCTACTACAAAAGAACTAATCTCGGAGCACCGGGACAATGAGTACTTCCGGGCAGAACAGTTAGGCCGAGCCGGAGCACCCTGTTCTAAGCTATTCCACGAATGTTCCACTTCCCTGCTGGACATGTTCTCCGGTGTGCATGATCttcacccagcagcagcatcatcgttCGAGCCCAAATAACATCACTGACATCAGTAACTTTCACTTCCAGTACAGTTCTGCCTGCCGTACTACGGTACATGAGAAAGTCTCAGCCTCGATGTGACACCGTTTACACAACACAAGTGACCAATAAAGTAATATAAATAGCTACGTATTCATATCGCACTTCTTTTACTTCGGCTTTGCCACCATTCTAATGCAAAAGAGGTCATGCAATACAAAGTAAGTCGAACGGCTGGATACATTCTGCCCTCAACAGGCTCACCCCTCGCCGCTCCGAGCGAGAAACACCGCACTGCAAGGTGCTTAATCTATCACGGCAAGGTGCTAACACGGGATGGCAAGTACTTGTTAGTCAGCCTAAAAAGGAAGCCTCTTCTTGGGGTGCTCGCAACCGTGGCAATCATTTCAAACCATTTGCTCCGCTTCGGtttcgtgtgcgcgtgtgGCGATCGTTCGCGTTGCAACGCAGATCTACATTCCGTTTACTCCACGTAATTCCAACGCTCAAAATCGTTCACCCTTGCAGGATGGCACGGCGGATGGAGCTCAGCTACGTTCTCGGAGTGCTGTTGCTTCCGCTCGGGATGGCCGACTTCATACCCTGGCTGATCGTGCCGGAAACGGCCCCAACACGCCATCAGCTGATCAGCGGCATCGGTATCCCCGTCGGCACGCCGGAATCCATCACGAGCGGCTGGGTCATGAAGGCGCAGTACTTCCTTCCCACCAAGGTGGACGACCTGAAGCCACAGCTGTGGGACAACTGGAACGACAGTCGGCGGGCCCTTGCTAGGCGCGATCTTTCCGGGCTGCACGTTCCGGTAACGCAGCTTCCGATCGGTCACGCGGGACACGAGCGCTACGTGGTGGACAGTGTGCCGGTGCGCGAGGAACCGCTCGACAGCTCCAACGAAGAGGAGTTTGACGACGGGGACGACAGCTACTGGAAGGATCCGGAGGATGAGCAGATTTTGCAGCAATCGGGCGAGGATGGGCTGCGGTGGCCGGCGGCCAAGGAAATCGATCCATCCCAGCTCGACGGCTACAGTGCGGAACAGTCCCGCTGGACCACGTACAAGGCGATGGAAAAGTTGAGCGAAGGTTACGGTTTACCGGGCCGTGCGTGTGTACTGCGCAGTGTTTGTGAATCCGCGGCGGCACCGTTTACCCACACTGGCGGTATCTTCGCTGAGTTGTTGCATATCGTTTTTACGTGAGTTATTCAacgctgtgtgtttgtctgtggtTCAGGAGGACAATGTTATAATGTGTATACCTTTATGGTTGTTTTCCATGATCATCTCAGCCCCTCAAGCACCGAGGAACCACTGTCGGAGCATCGGGACAACGAGTACTTTCGGGCGGAACAGCTCGGACGTACCGGGGCACCCTGTGAACGTATCTTTCCCGAGTGCGTACACTCGCTGCTGGACATCTTTACCGGAGTGCATGATGGGGAAACGAACACGATGCGATTGCTACACGACGAGGTGCAAGCCTATCTTATGCGGAAGTGAGTGTTTTTGAGGGCACTGCAACGAACGCTCACGCAGACTCACGCTGTCAGAAACATTTACTAGTCATGTTTCGGGTATCTTTCCGCATTAAATGTAAgagcttctctttttttgagCGTAATAAACTAATTTTACTTCTTCATCTTGTAAGACTTATTTTGGAATACTTTTTTATACCTAATCTTCATCAAAATCTATTGTTAGATGAACTTGACATTGAGATCTTCACTTTGATTCGGATATTTTTACACAATACTGAAGGTGAATAACTCATGCTTGTAATGTTATCActcatttatttcataaaatCAGACTTATCGCCTCCAACGGATCCTTGGGGCAGTATCTACTATACTTGACACAGTTTTCTCGCTTTCCGCTTTCCTCAGCGTGATAAAACTCACTAGGCAGTCCCTCGTTGTATGATCCGGAGGGcctgtaatttaatttaagaaTTTAAATACACTTCACAAAAGTCACACCTTTGATAAGAAATACGCACGTAAACACAAGCTGCAACAGATCGCCGACTATTCCGTTCCCATCGCGCACCGGGTGTTTGGCCAGCTCGCAGATCATGCGGAGTATACACTTCTTTCCGTCATACCCGTGCCGATTAAGGTTGAGCTCAATCATTCGATATACCTTTTTGCGTGTAAatcctgctgttgctgttgttgctgctgctgtggtacGTATTGACCGCTTGTCCTCAGCCGCTTCGCCCTCTTCCGGGTGTATTTGATCGTTGTCCACCTTCTTCAGCACGCCCTGGGTAAAATCGCTCGCCTTTCCGGGCATGCCATAGTTTGCCTCGAAATTGTACGCCAAAAAGATGTTCCTATCTGGTATGAGCAGTGGTACGGAAAGGGCAAACAagatctgaaaaaaaaaatcgaacgaACGTATTGTTGTTTCATTCCCTATTTTTGAGTTCGTACATCAATATTCTACACACTTACCCCAGTTGCACTATCGGATGTGAATACCAACGTTCGCTTGTGACGATCTTGCAGTCGCCCCGTCACGCCTGGCTGCAGCTCGACAGAGAGGGCTTCCAGCGAGCATGCGGCCAACGCTAGACACGCGATAAAGTTTGATTTCATCTTACACGCACAATATTTCACTGCTGTTTCACGGTTCAGCGCTTGTGGTGAAATAAATGTCTCGGCAACGTGTTAACGCCCGGCCCATTGGAAAAGTACTTTTTTTCGTACCGTACATTAACGCTTTTTACCAATTATCATTCCCCAACAGTAAGCGTGTCAAGTGAGGAAGCAGAGGGCAACGGtttacttttttccttttttccaacCGGTGTGTGTCGGCCGGATGTTGTGGATGTTGTATATGAAGAGATTCCGATCAAGATAACTTGTATCTAgtacatcttcttcttttttgacaCATTCTAACCATCATTGGTTATCATGGTTTGGTAAGTACTGCGGGAAATTATCTTTGACACAGCATGAAAGCCTGTAATTCATCAGTTCAGTCAGTTCATCAATCGAATCACGTCTGGTAAATGCCTGCACAATTACCATTAGATCACTCGAACCGCACCAAGCAATCATAAGACAATATTTTACAATATTATTGTACTGTAGCAAAGCACTTTTTATGCTAAACTGTCTACTAAACTCTCCTAAGTAGGCCATTCTATTTTTTCAAATAGCAATGCATATCCTTCACCTTGCACGATGCACCCATGCACTGACCAACAGAACAACTCTGATCTGGTGGGTGTATTCAGCGACGGTTAAACTAAAACTAGCCACAGACTACCTGTGCTAAAAACTCGGCCAGTTCGTTCGCCACCTGTTTACCACCAGATGGCCATTTCAATCTGCTTTGTTGTTCAAATGGGTGTTAATTTCTTCACCATTCGTTTGGGAATTTAGTCGCGTGATAAGTTTTCAGCGATCGTAAACAACTGCGGCGTTGATGCGAAGCGTTGGCAAGCGTTCTAATGTTAGTGTAATATTAGCAATTTCCGATTATATCTGTTGAACAGGTGCTGTACTGTACTGGTCGCTTATCTTATGAAACTCATTATTCtcgggaaattaaaaaaaaagaaaaaatgtgtCTTTTTGGTTATCTTATGTATCCTCCTATCCGAGCTTATCATTAAGTTTATATTGTCAGGAAATCAAAGACCTTTCGATTCGTAACACCTTTCCCACATTTCTGAAGGAATATTTGATATAGTAATAAGGTGATATATATTcgaaaacacatttaaaattGCAGAAATATgtataaaatcaaattatttagaaatttgtttgcattgAAACTTCAAATCATTTATATCCAAAACATGGTTAATTAAGAAATTATTCaatgttttacatttattacgTAGAAATCAGTCATATTAGCAACAATCCCGTTTGATAACGTTTCCCATTTATCGCTTCAACCCAATCGTCACCAAATCGATGGGGCTTGTCGGACAGTGAGCTTGGTATTTGGTGCAGTCTCGTTCGTCGCGCCCCAGCTGTTCCGCTCGTTTGAACTCACTCGGCAGATTTTCGTCTTTCGACAGCGATGGtctacaaacaaaaacgaacacaaacGTTAAACCAAGCCACATGAATTGCGCTTAACAATCCTCACGTAAATATTAACTGCAGCAAATCGCCGAGCACTCCATTCTCGTGAGCCAGTGGCGCTTCGGCCAGATCGCATATCATCCGTAGTATACACCGCTTGCCGGCGAATCCATATCGCTGCAGATTCAGCTCGATCGTGCGGTAGAACTTTTTCCTACTAATGCTGGATCGTTTCGGAACGGGTGCGGCCGAGGCTGAGATGTCACGCGTTTTCCGTGCCTCGGCCTCGTGTATCTGATCGTTGTCGCCCTTCTTTAGGATGCCCTGCGTAAAGTCCGTACTGTCCGTCGGCATGTTGTAGTTGGCTTCGAAGTTATATGACATGAAAATGTTCCGTCCGGTGATTACCAGCGGTATGGACAGGGCAAATAGGACCTAGAACGAAACAAACCCCCATTTGGAGATGTTAGTACACGCAATAAtgtcaccaccatcatcacttGCAGAGCTTACCCCGGAACAGCTGTTAAACGTGTACACAAGCGTACGTTTCGAGCGGCCGTGCCCGGTGGAAACGATCTCCCTCGTTGCACTTTCATTCCTGTTCGCCTGTATGCAGCAAACCCACAGCATAAGTAAGGCCCAAAGCGCCAAGGGCTTCCGGTGCGGCCAAAGCTTCATTGCTGTCGCACGACCGTACGGATGACCGGACGGTGACTGATCGGGTCCGTTAGTCCGGTGCTTCGCTTAACCAGATACTACTGATTCTAATCGCACTAGCCTGCTCTCACTATGATCTGTTGATTTTAATGGTAAATGTGCAGCCTTTTGTGCATTAATTTTCACCTCCGGTAGGACGTCAGCGGCCCCGTCCGGGTGAACGTCCACGGGGGTATGCAGTGGCCCCATTGTGGCGCCTTCAACATTAGCATTAGCTGGACCTGGTTTGGATGGGGTAGAATTAGCAAGGGCGTTGTGGTTTTCATTATcgtaataatttatttcgtttCTATAGATAAACAGGTGCGCAGGTGTGTATGTGGATTTAAGAAGGATGCCACTAACAAACTTATTTCAAATGCTTATACAATTGAAAAGAGTAGTCTTTAATGCTTTTATATGTATATAGGATACTTTACTTTTACTGGCCGAGTTTTTGGAAGACTCAGGAGCTTGCTATCATGAAGTATAAATAGTTATAATCATAAATGTAGTAATGcgctcaacaacaaaaaagtatatGCATAAATGCTCTTAACATAAAAGACTTCATTTGGACCGATTTCGACAGGGTCGTGGGATATATGTAATACTTGGTATATGAGTGGTTTACGGTTGAAAGAATACGATCGTTTCAAACATGATTTAACTCGTTCGAACTCTTAGCAAAGCTCGAGTGTCCTAGTTTTATGATTGattttctctatttctctctctctctctctctcgtcctctctctctctctctctctctctctctctctctctctactatCTTATACTTATTTACACAGAGTTTGCAAAACCTCCCATGCAGTTTGATGTTCGGCCGTATCACTGTTCTGTTTGCTCAGTGGGCAATGTTTCCGGCCCAAATGCTGCTGGATGGACCGGCTCACAGTCGATCGGAGACGCTAAGGTAGCAAACTCAGCCGTCAGTGTTTGGGAATTGAGCTGGGAGCATTTTTCGAGAAATTTGGCTTCATCGTCCGTACATTCAGCActggcaacagcagcagcagtgtgtccGGGGAAGGTGAAATGCTCGGCATCGTGGCCATCCTCGagctcctcttcctcctccgcGTGATAGATCTCGGTAGCGTAAATGTCGTATCCGTACATGTCGAGGTACTGCCCTTCATCGAGCGGCTCGACCAGCTCCATGTTAGCACCCATATGGTTCAGTCCCTGGCAGAAGTCATCATCGATATAAAGGTCTTCGGTTGATTTCTGAAATCATAAAAATGTGGATATAGTAAAGTGAATTAAGTTTGGTGCAATGATGGTGTTTGAAGGATATCAACTTCACATGTTAATACAAACGCATTTATCACAGATTTCTCTTCTCTACTTTTCCACCTATCTATTCGTGAGCTTTTTGTCTGTTGCCGATACtccatttttaaatttgttaagaacaaaaataaatttctctCAGACTTCTTTCTTCATATTCTGCCTTTAAGAGAAATTTCATCGAATTGGAGATGCCGGGTATCGATCCCGGTACCTCTCACATGCTAAGCGAGCGCTCTACCATCTGAGCTACACCCCCTGGGTGACTACTGAGTCGGTGCGTGACTTTATAACACAATCAACTGACCTACTTTCAAAATCAAACTACCATTGACCATAGCCATCGAGGCGTGTAGTTTAAACCCCTCCATCCCATTCACCAGAGCTTTCAGTTGCACTGATACAGCATAAAATCCGTGCCCCCACCCGGTTGCAGCGAATGAATCCGCGCTGACGGAATGCAATCACTAGCATATATTACCTCATGCATTCATTTCACGCCTTGATCCGCATTGGGACGGGGGTTTTACGGTTGAAACTAAAGTGAATCAAAATGAAACAGATAGACTAGG encodes the following:
- the LOC1278827 gene encoding uncharacterized protein LOC1278827; protein product: MWGERWYLVLLVLSPLMLWRYAASSSFTMERQERAALVFPRGSSMGYLLAIAIPLLVPGRNIYLSHNFEANYGVPSNETQYFLWYQRFKDSGFNITKAIATNRRRRSSATQQPGLSRRYFYDQLEERMELYGFNATGCMERLICEMSELPLHEHNGVFGDVLSVIFRPSSSVREPLAMSYYEAESRGTIEGCHRYRAFCRTDLLGLVSTVL
- the LOC4577282 gene encoding uncharacterized protein LOC4577282 yields the protein MITLYRWLVMLAVLSIALSDGAAPEHDVVKSRQKRIVFPLNAAIGIIFAIAVPLGIPSRNIFMSYNFEGNYNSPQDANVFTEGFGNYIKGIVEPLTAPSAPVEQYGIRKRSTQEGVTRPKITPQVTRRQMYKMLQKQLQGQHYHGKKCLKRMICEAALHPFSEANGVVGDIMQILLSPSTSMDELLPKEYLIAEVAGQNGSCDEYRQDCPKDPLEIVSVLWLHVILPLLVVPFAASENTTDHDGPLQEEGRLLIRGKPVLVYPATAPTRHQLIGGIGVPVQGIPHSVVFGWVLKAQYYLPSVPGNYEPINLENWNESRRAFPDRTRRSIERYEVDNVRIRVEPLPLKDVTSNAAHGDDDYYDEELQDEFSDHEQVVPGEGQMNSDDGEPKDSPGEAETNAHPEDYNVPNGRWMVYKAMEGLSTGYGYGGRACVLRSICEAADVQFTHTGGVFAELLHIMFRLTPRRSERETPHCKVLNLSRQGANTGWQVLVSQPKKEASSWGARNRGNHFKPFAPLRFRVRVWRSFALQRRSTFRLLHVIPTLKIVHPCRMARRMELSYVLGVLLLPLGMADFIPWLIVPETAPTRHQLISGIGIPVGTPESITSGWVMKAQYFLPTKVDDLKPQLWDNWNDSRRALARRDLSGLHVPVTQLPIGHAGHERYVVDSVPVREEPLDSSNEEEFDDGDDSYWKDPEDEQILQQSGEDGLRWPAAKEIDPSQLDGYSAEQSRWTTYKAMEKLSEGYGLPGRACVLRSVCESAAAPFTHTGGIFAELLHIVFTPSSTEEPLSEHRDNEYFRAEQLGRTGAPCERIFPECVHSLLDIFTGVHDGETNTMRLLHDEVQAYLMRK
- the LOC4577283 gene encoding uncharacterized protein LOC4577283, with protein sequence MCNVLQWLHVILPLLVVPFAASENTTDHDGPLQEEGRLLIRGKPVLVYPATAPTRHQLIGGIGVPVQGIPHSVVFGWVLKAQYYLPSVPGNYEPINLENWNESRRAFPDRTRRSIERYEVDNVRIRVEPLPLKDVTSNAAHGDDDYYDEELQDEFSDHEQVVPGEGQMNSDDGEPKDSPGEAETNAHPEDYNVPNGRWMVYKAMEGLSTGYGYGGRACVLRSICEAADVQFTHTGGVFAELLHIMFSPSTTKELISEHRDNEYFRAEQLGRAGAPCSKLFHECSTSLLDMFSGVHDLHPAAASSFEPK
- the LOC5667438 gene encoding uncharacterized protein LOC5667438, which codes for MKSNFIACLALAACSLEALSVELQPGVTGRLQDRHKRTLVFTSDSATGILFALSVPLLIPDRNIFLAYNFEANYGMPGKASDFTQGVLKKVDNDQIHPEEGEAAEDKRSIRTTAAATTATAGFTRKKVYRMIELNLNRHGYDGKKCILRMICELAKHPVRDGNGIVGDLLQLVFTPSGSYNEGLPSEFYHAEESGKRENCVKYSRYCPKDPLEAISLIL
- the LOC1278828 gene encoding uncharacterized protein LOC1278828, translating into MKLWPHRKPLALWALLMLWVCCIQANRNESATREIVSTGHGRSKRTLVYTFNSCSGVLFALSIPLVITGRNIFMSYNFEANYNMPTDSTDFTQGILKKGDNDQIHEAEARKTRDISASAAPVPKRSSISRKKFYRTIELNLQRYGFAGKRCILRMICDLAEAPLAHENGVLGDLLQLIFTPSLSKDENLPSEFKRAEQLGRDERDCTKYQAHCPTSPIDLVTIGLKR